Proteins encoded by one window of Dietzia sp. B32:
- the ykgO gene encoding type B 50S ribosomal protein L36 produces MKVRKSLRSLKNKPGAQVVRRRGKVYVINRKDPRFKARQG; encoded by the coding sequence ATGAAGGTCCGCAAGTCCCTTCGGTCGCTGAAGAACAAGCCGGGCGCCCAGGTTGTCCGTCGTCGCGGCAAGGTCTACGTGATCAACCGCAAGGACCCCCGTTTCAAGGCCCGCCAGGGCTGA
- the nadE gene encoding ammonia-dependent NAD(+) synthetase — MTETPTDHAALRTAIIAELGVRPDIDPADEVEARVAFLAEYLRSTPATGFVLGISGGQDSTLAGRLCQLAAERLRDEGMTQAAFVAMRLPYGEQADEADAQAALEFIRPDHSLTVDVRAASDAASAAASAALATLPGEAGSLRDLVRGNVKARERMIAQYAVAGQLNLLVVGTDHAAEAVTGFFTKYGDGGVDLTPLTGLTKRQGAALLRHLGAPDSTWRKVPTADLEDDRPGLPDEVALGVTYAQIDDYLEGRDGVPPEASDRIDRLFLGSRHKRTVPATPLDTWWR; from the coding sequence ATGACCGAGACCCCCACCGACCACGCCGCGCTGCGCACCGCGATCATCGCCGAACTCGGCGTCCGTCCCGACATCGATCCCGCGGACGAGGTCGAGGCGCGGGTCGCGTTCCTGGCGGAGTACCTCCGCTCGACCCCCGCCACGGGCTTCGTCCTCGGAATCAGCGGCGGCCAGGACTCCACCCTCGCCGGCCGACTGTGCCAGCTCGCCGCGGAGCGCCTCCGGGACGAGGGGATGACGCAGGCCGCGTTCGTGGCGATGCGCCTGCCGTACGGCGAACAGGCCGACGAGGCGGACGCGCAGGCGGCCCTCGAGTTCATCCGCCCGGACCACTCCCTCACGGTGGACGTCCGCGCCGCCTCCGACGCCGCCTCCGCTGCCGCTTCCGCCGCCCTCGCGACCCTCCCCGGCGAGGCGGGGTCGCTCCGTGACCTCGTCCGCGGCAACGTCAAGGCGCGTGAGCGGATGATCGCCCAGTACGCCGTGGCCGGGCAGCTGAACCTCCTCGTCGTCGGCACCGACCACGCCGCCGAGGCGGTCACCGGCTTCTTCACCAAGTACGGCGACGGCGGGGTCGACCTGACCCCCCTGACCGGTCTCACGAAACGCCAGGGCGCGGCGCTGCTGCGCCACCTCGGCGCGCCGGACTCGACCTGGCGCAAGGTCCCCACCGCCGACCTCGAGGACGACCGGCCGGGACTGCCCGACGAGGTCGCGCTGGGCGTGACCTACGCCCAGATCGACGACTACCTGGAGGGGCGCGACGGCGTCCCACCCGAGGCGTCCGACCGGATCGACCGACTGTTCCTGGGCTCGCGACACAAGCGCACCGTGCCCGCGACCCCGCTGGACACGTGGTGGCGGTGA
- a CDS encoding EamA family transporter yields the protein MMPVALASTSAVAYGISDYLGGVASRRARVLRVVSVSYPLSILMVGGAALLAGGSPTPVGLGWGLASGVASGIAVWTFYLALSRGPMSVISPITAVLAAAIPLTFGLAAGERPGAGATAGMALALVATVLVSMEGRDGSSAQHGRLTRRLLALTVFSGLAFAAFFVLLAQVPAGQGLWPVAASRIGATAMLLTAAVAARESFRFPRRLLAIGVVIAVFDAVANGAFYFASQAGMLSLVSVIAALYPACTVALAITHGGERMRTVQTAGLALAGAAIVLLALG from the coding sequence ATGATGCCGGTCGCGCTGGCGTCGACATCGGCGGTGGCGTACGGCATCAGCGACTACCTCGGCGGCGTGGCCTCCCGCCGCGCCCGGGTGCTGCGCGTGGTCAGCGTCTCCTACCCGCTGTCGATCCTCATGGTGGGAGGGGCGGCCCTCCTCGCCGGTGGCTCGCCGACACCTGTCGGTCTCGGATGGGGTCTGGCCTCCGGGGTGGCCTCGGGCATCGCGGTGTGGACGTTCTACCTGGCCCTGTCCCGTGGGCCGATGAGCGTGATCTCGCCGATCACGGCGGTCCTGGCGGCGGCCATACCGCTGACGTTCGGGCTGGCCGCGGGGGAGCGGCCCGGGGCCGGGGCGACGGCCGGCATGGCGCTCGCCCTCGTGGCGACCGTGTTGGTGTCGATGGAGGGCCGGGACGGCTCGTCCGCACAGCACGGTCGGCTCACCCGGCGGTTGCTCGCGCTCACGGTCTTCTCGGGGCTGGCGTTCGCCGCGTTCTTCGTACTCTTGGCGCAGGTTCCGGCCGGTCAGGGCCTGTGGCCGGTCGCGGCCTCGCGCATCGGGGCGACGGCGATGCTGCTCACCGCCGCCGTCGCGGCCCGCGAGTCATTCCGGTTCCCTCGTCGTCTGCTCGCCATCGGCGTGGTGATCGCCGTCTTCGACGCCGTGGCCAACGGGGCGTTCTACTTCGCCTCCCAGGCGGGGATGCTCTCCCTGGTCAGCGTGATCGCCGCCCTGTACCCCGCCTGCACGGTGGCGCTGGCGATCACGCACGGCGGCGAGAGGATGCGGACGGTGCAGACGGCCGGTCTCGCCCTGGCCGGGGCGGCGATTGTCCTGCTCGCGCTCGGCTGA
- a CDS encoding serine hydrolase, protein MARSMELSRAVDVLDALVDDGRLGGYVCGVREGGSARIVAGGTRHVGGPALAEDAVFPLSSNTKPIGGLLAMRLVERGVLTLDDAVDTHLPELAAPRVLTEPDGPLGETVPAERPVTLRHLLTMTAGVGWAGENPALSEAMSARGVGPGPYAPTVGPDEYLRRLTELPFAGQPGRGWWYHTSSDILGVLLARATGSTVGALLAEHVTGPLGLTDTGFTADLSRLPTSYGLRPDGRLQPLDTAARFAAPPVFESLACGLAATVGDYLELLGVLVDGGPVLDAESARLMTTDHLTEPQRASGEGFLGPGCGYGFQVEVRPGGVVGWAGGLGTSGYVDRVSGRAAAVFTTQSYDVPGTAEALETVWPLLR, encoded by the coding sequence ATGGCGCGATCGATGGAGCTGTCCCGCGCGGTCGACGTACTCGACGCACTCGTCGACGACGGTCGGCTGGGCGGGTACGTCTGTGGCGTCCGGGAGGGCGGGAGTGCGCGGATCGTGGCCGGTGGTACCCGCCACGTGGGCGGCCCGGCCCTGGCGGAGGACGCGGTGTTCCCACTGTCGTCCAACACCAAGCCGATCGGTGGGCTCCTGGCGATGCGACTGGTCGAACGCGGAGTGCTGACACTCGACGACGCGGTCGACACCCACCTGCCCGAACTGGCCGCGCCGCGTGTGCTGACCGAGCCGGACGGCCCGCTGGGCGAGACGGTCCCGGCCGAGCGGCCCGTCACCCTGCGGCATCTGCTCACCATGACCGCGGGCGTCGGATGGGCGGGGGAGAACCCCGCGCTGTCGGAGGCCATGTCCGCCCGTGGGGTCGGCCCGGGCCCCTACGCGCCGACCGTCGGTCCGGACGAGTACCTCCGGCGCCTCACGGAACTGCCCTTCGCGGGGCAGCCGGGTCGCGGGTGGTGGTACCACACCAGCAGTGACATCCTCGGGGTCCTCCTGGCCCGCGCGACCGGGTCGACGGTGGGCGCCCTGCTGGCCGAGCACGTCACGGGCCCCCTGGGATTGACCGATACGGGGTTCACGGCCGACCTCTCCCGCCTGCCCACCTCGTACGGGCTCCGCCCCGACGGCCGGCTGCAGCCCCTGGACACCGCGGCCAGGTTCGCCGCCCCGCCCGTCTTCGAGTCACTCGCCTGCGGACTCGCCGCGACGGTGGGCGACTATCTGGAGTTGCTGGGCGTGCTCGTCGACGGCGGACCGGTGCTCGACGCGGAGAGCGCGCGGCTGATGACCACCGATCACCTGACGGAGCCGCAGCGGGCGAGCGGTGAGGGCTTCCTCGGGCCCGGCTGCGGCTACGGGTTCCAGGTCGAGGTCCGTCCCGGCGGCGTGGTCGGTTGGGCCGGGGGGCTGGGGACCAGCGGCTACGTCGATCGCGTCAGTGGGCGGGCGGCGGCGGTGTTCACCACCCAGTCCTATGACGTCCCCGGCACCGCCGAGGCGCTCGAGACGGTCTGGCCGCTACTGCGCTGA
- the smpB gene encoding SsrA-binding protein SmpB, producing MAKKNKKKGASSLGSDGSIVASNRKARHDYQILDTHEAGIALVGTEIKSMREGKTSLVDAFATVDDGEVWLRGLHIPEYSHGSWTNHAPKRARKLLLHRREIDSLMGKVRDGNATLVPLSLYFVNGRVKVELAVARGKQAHDKRQDLARRTAEREAVRELGRKIKGMRA from the coding sequence GTGGCCAAGAAGAACAAGAAGAAGGGTGCGTCGTCCCTCGGTTCCGACGGGAGCATCGTCGCGAGCAACCGCAAGGCCCGGCACGACTATCAGATCCTGGACACCCACGAGGCCGGCATCGCGCTGGTGGGCACCGAGATCAAGAGCATGCGCGAGGGCAAGACCTCGCTGGTCGACGCGTTCGCGACGGTCGACGACGGCGAGGTGTGGCTCCGCGGGCTCCACATCCCCGAGTACTCGCACGGGAGCTGGACCAACCACGCCCCGAAGCGCGCCCGGAAACTCCTGCTGCACCGCCGCGAGATCGACTCGCTCATGGGCAAGGTACGTGACGGCAACGCCACCCTCGTCCCGTTGTCGCTCTACTTCGTGAACGGCCGCGTGAAGGTCGAGCTGGCCGTCGCCCGCGGCAAGCAGGCCCACGACAAACGCCAGGACCTCGCCCGCCGGACGGCCGAGCGCGAGGCCGTGCGTGAACTCGGCAGGAAGATCAAGGGCATGCGGGCATGA
- the prfB gene encoding peptide chain release factor 2, producing the protein MHPDVSADISALDATMTTVEKVLDIEELARRVDELEQMAADPDLWNDQDRAQQVTSELSYIQADLRRCRELRQRIEDLPLMYELAEEEGDGAVEEADTERASLREDVEAIEVKTMLSGEYDQRDAVVNIRAGAGGVDAADFAEMLMRMYIRWAEKAGHKVEVYDTSYAEEAGIKSATFVVKDPYMYGTLSVEQGAHRLVRISPFDNQGRRQTSFAEVEVLPVVETVDSIEVPENEVRVDVYRSSGPGGQSVNTTDSAVRLTHVPTGIVVTCQNEKSQLQNKVAAMKVLQAKLLERKRQEERAAMDALGAGGNASWGNQMRSYVLHPYQMVKDLRTEYEVNNPSAVLDGDIDGFIEAGIRWRMREGAHAE; encoded by the coding sequence GTGCACCCTGACGTTTCCGCCGACATCTCAGCCCTCGACGCGACCATGACCACGGTCGAGAAGGTCCTCGACATCGAGGAGCTCGCCCGCCGCGTCGACGAGCTCGAGCAGATGGCCGCCGACCCGGACCTGTGGAACGACCAGGACCGGGCGCAGCAGGTCACCAGCGAGCTGTCCTACATCCAGGCCGACCTGCGCCGCTGCCGCGAACTGCGGCAGCGTATCGAGGACCTGCCACTGATGTACGAGCTGGCGGAGGAGGAGGGCGACGGCGCCGTGGAGGAGGCGGACACCGAGCGCGCCAGCCTCCGTGAGGACGTCGAGGCCATCGAGGTCAAGACGATGCTCAGCGGCGAGTACGACCAGCGTGACGCCGTGGTCAACATCCGCGCCGGCGCCGGTGGCGTCGATGCCGCGGATTTCGCCGAGATGCTCATGCGTATGTACATCCGGTGGGCCGAGAAGGCCGGCCACAAGGTCGAGGTGTACGACACCTCGTACGCGGAGGAAGCCGGAATCAAGTCCGCCACCTTCGTAGTCAAGGACCCGTACATGTACGGGACCCTGTCCGTCGAGCAGGGCGCGCACCGGCTGGTACGGATCTCCCCGTTCGACAACCAGGGGCGCCGTCAGACCTCGTTCGCGGAGGTCGAGGTCCTGCCCGTCGTGGAGACCGTCGACTCCATCGAGGTGCCGGAGAACGAGGTCCGGGTGGACGTCTACCGCTCCTCCGGCCCGGGTGGTCAGTCCGTCAACACCACGGACTCCGCCGTCCGCCTCACCCACGTCCCGACCGGGATCGTGGTGACGTGTCAGAACGAGAAGTCCCAGCTGCAGAACAAGGTCGCGGCCATGAAGGTGCTGCAGGCCAAGCTACTCGAGCGCAAGCGGCAGGAGGAGCGGGCCGCCATGGACGCCCTCGGTGCCGGCGGCAACGCCTCGTGGGGCAACCAGATGCGCTCCTACGTCCTGCACCCGTACCAGATGGTCAAGGACCTGCGCACCGAGTACGAGGTGAACAACCCGTCGGCGGTCCTCGACGGTGACATCGACGGGTTCATCGAAGCCGGCATCCGGTGGCGGATGCGGGAGGGGGCACACGCCGAGTGA
- a CDS encoding acyl-CoA dehydrogenase family protein — MMSKNPTAPSTTGRAETSTPGKNPARIDAIGAAMRALTTITGSEFAERFGLRQKVDRVTYEATKTGFKTLGAATKSFKKVSGGGAPKRLPDADAEARPDLFDLTLDEDQQMISQTVREFAAEVIRPAAHDADAAAQAPASLLARSAEIGATMLNVPEEFEGIAAERGVVTNSLVAEALAYGDMGLALPILAPSGVATTLTQFGSDTQQKSYLPAFASEQVPAAAVVVAEPRPLFDPFTLETTATRTAGGFTLSGVKSMVPTAGSAELFVVAASLDGAPTFFVVESDTDGLVVEADPSMGLRAAGLGRLVLTDVSLPADAILGGPDASPDDRSSAYADVIRLSRLGWASLAVGTSHAVLDYVTPYVKERHAFGEPIAHRQAVAFAVADMATELDGMRLVTWRGAARAEQGLSFAREAALARKIAADKGMRIGLDGVQLLGGHGFTKEHPVERWYRDLRAVGVAEGVVVL, encoded by the coding sequence ATGATGAGTAAGAACCCCACAGCCCCGTCCACGACCGGACGCGCGGAGACCTCGACACCGGGCAAGAACCCCGCGCGGATCGACGCCATCGGCGCGGCCATGCGCGCGCTGACCACCATTACCGGGTCGGAGTTCGCCGAGCGTTTCGGCCTACGCCAGAAGGTCGACCGGGTCACCTACGAGGCCACCAAGACCGGCTTCAAGACCCTCGGTGCCGCGACCAAGTCGTTCAAGAAGGTCTCCGGCGGCGGCGCACCCAAGCGACTGCCCGACGCCGACGCCGAGGCACGACCCGACCTGTTCGACCTCACGCTGGACGAGGACCAGCAGATGATCTCGCAGACCGTGCGCGAGTTCGCCGCCGAGGTCATCCGGCCGGCAGCGCACGACGCCGACGCCGCCGCCCAGGCACCCGCGTCGCTGCTCGCGCGCTCGGCCGAGATCGGCGCCACCATGCTCAACGTGCCCGAGGAGTTCGAGGGCATCGCCGCCGAGCGCGGCGTGGTCACCAACTCGCTGGTCGCCGAGGCCCTGGCCTACGGCGACATGGGCCTGGCCCTGCCCATCCTGGCCCCGTCCGGCGTGGCCACGACCCTGACGCAGTTCGGCTCGGACACCCAGCAGAAGTCGTACCTGCCGGCGTTCGCCTCCGAACAGGTCCCCGCCGCCGCCGTCGTGGTGGCCGAGCCGCGGCCGCTCTTCGACCCGTTCACCCTCGAGACCACCGCCACCCGCACCGCCGGCGGATTCACGCTGAGCGGCGTCAAGTCGATGGTGCCCACGGCCGGCAGCGCAGAACTCTTCGTCGTCGCCGCCTCGCTCGACGGCGCGCCGACCTTCTTCGTGGTGGAGTCGGACACCGACGGACTCGTGGTGGAGGCCGATCCGTCCATGGGTCTGCGCGCCGCCGGCCTCGGCCGACTCGTCCTCACCGACGTCTCCCTGCCCGCCGACGCGATCCTCGGCGGTCCCGACGCCTCGCCGGACGACCGGTCCTCGGCCTACGCCGACGTCATCCGCCTGTCGCGCCTGGGCTGGGCCTCCCTCGCCGTGGGCACCTCCCACGCCGTCCTGGACTACGTGACCCCGTACGTCAAGGAGCGTCACGCCTTCGGCGAGCCCATCGCCCACCGCCAGGCGGTCGCGTTCGCCGTGGCCGACATGGCCACCGAACTCGACGGCATGCGCCTGGTCACCTGGCGCGGCGCCGCCCGCGCCGAACAGGGCCTGTCCTTCGCCCGCGAGGCCGCCCTGGCCCGCAAGATCGCCGCGGACAAGGGCATGAGGATCGGCCTCGACGGTGTCCAGCTCCTCGGTGGCCACGGGTTCACCAAGGAACACCCGGTCGAGCGGTGGTACCGCGACCTGCGTGCCGTGGGAGTGGCGGAGGGCGTGGTGGTCCTGTGA
- a CDS encoding redoxin NrdH: MVTVYTKPACVQCNATYKALDKQGIEYEIIDISMDDEAREYVMALGYLQAPVVVAGSDHWSGFRPDRIKALATVAA, from the coding sequence ATGGTCACCGTCTACACCAAGCCCGCCTGCGTCCAGTGCAACGCCACCTACAAGGCGCTCGACAAGCAGGGCATCGAGTACGAGATCATCGACATCTCGATGGACGACGAGGCTCGGGAGTACGTCATGGCCCTCGGATACCTCCAGGCGCCCGTCGTGGTCGCGGGTTCCGATCACTGGTCCGGCTTCCGCCCGGACCGCATCAAGGCGCTCGCCACCGTGGCTGCCTGA
- a CDS encoding DsbA family protein: protein MNAKPNKNTKVLQTKSNNGMIITVVALIAIAVVVLGGVVWMAQRGGEANPITFGETSDELIDITETGVVVVGPEDAPTVQIWEDYMCPACGSFEAQYGESISEAVEAGDLRVEFHTLNFLNGQSGSGEYSTRALAAVQCVAAKDSLPVFFDVKNAFFAEQPGEGGGDRSARELASTAEAAGANADTVECIGNVESNGGMDKASDSADNAQKTIREITDRVSTPTVAYEGEVVEIGNAAWLQDIIA from the coding sequence GTGAACGCCAAGCCCAACAAGAACACCAAGGTGCTCCAGACCAAATCCAACAACGGGATGATCATCACCGTCGTCGCGCTCATCGCGATCGCCGTCGTGGTCCTCGGCGGGGTCGTCTGGATGGCGCAGCGGGGTGGCGAGGCCAACCCCATCACGTTCGGCGAGACCAGCGACGAGCTGATCGACATCACCGAGACCGGCGTCGTCGTCGTCGGCCCCGAGGACGCGCCCACCGTGCAGATCTGGGAGGACTACATGTGTCCCGCGTGCGGCTCGTTCGAGGCGCAGTACGGCGAGTCGATCTCCGAGGCCGTGGAGGCCGGGGACCTGCGGGTCGAGTTCCACACGCTGAACTTCCTCAACGGCCAGTCCGGTTCCGGGGAGTACTCCACGCGCGCCCTGGCGGCCGTCCAGTGTGTCGCGGCCAAGGACTCCCTGCCCGTGTTCTTCGACGTCAAGAACGCGTTCTTCGCCGAGCAGCCGGGTGAGGGCGGCGGCGACCGCTCGGCCCGCGAGCTCGCGAGCACCGCCGAGGCGGCCGGTGCGAACGCGGACACGGTCGAGTGCATCGGCAACGTCGAGTCCAACGGTGGCATGGACAAGGCCTCGGACAGTGCGGACAACGCCCAGAAGACCATCCGCGAGATCACCGATCGGGTGTCCACCCCGACGGTCGCGTACGAGGGCGAGGTCGTCGAGATCGGCAACGCCGCGTGGCTCCAGGACATCATCGCGTAG
- the ftsE gene encoding cell division ATP-binding protein FtsE: MISATRVTKSYPSSTRPALADVSVEIGDGEFAFLIGASGSGKSTFLRLVLREDRPDSGDLTVAGHDLTRMKGSDVPALRRTLGCVFQDFRLLENKTVAENVAFALQVIGKSRRTIDKVVPETLDMVGLGGKADRRPHELSGGEQQRVAIARAFVNRPVLLLADEPTGNLDPETSEDIMLLLDRINRTGTTVLMATHDRHIVDRSRRRVVELVDGAVVRDDARGTYGVDR, translated from the coding sequence GTGATCAGTGCTACTCGTGTGACGAAGTCATACCCGTCCTCGACGCGTCCGGCGCTGGCCGACGTGAGCGTGGAGATCGGTGACGGCGAGTTCGCGTTCCTCATCGGGGCGTCCGGATCGGGCAAGTCGACGTTTCTCCGGCTCGTCCTCCGTGAAGACCGGCCGGATTCGGGCGATCTCACGGTGGCAGGACACGATCTCACACGAATGAAGGGCTCCGACGTCCCCGCGCTGCGGCGCACCCTCGGGTGCGTGTTCCAGGACTTCCGGCTGTTGGAGAACAAGACGGTCGCGGAGAACGTCGCCTTCGCCCTGCAGGTGATCGGCAAGTCGCGGCGCACGATCGACAAGGTCGTGCCGGAGACGCTCGACATGGTCGGGCTGGGCGGTAAGGCCGATCGCCGGCCGCACGAACTCTCCGGCGGGGAGCAGCAGCGGGTCGCGATCGCGCGGGCGTTCGTCAACCGTCCGGTGCTGCTGCTCGCGGACGAGCCCACGGGCAACCTCGACCCCGAGACCAGCGAGGACATCATGCTCCTGCTCGACCGGATCAACAGGACGGGGACGACGGTGCTCATGGCCACCCACGACCGGCACATCGTGGACCGCTCACGGCGCCGCGTCGTGGAGTTGGTGGACGGCGCGGTCGTGCGAGACGACGCCCGCGGGACCTACGGGGTGGACCGCTGA
- a CDS encoding mechanosensitive ion channel family protein: protein MTLATNFDGILTWLRNDGLEVLLLVLGAALLTRMIGKVARMWTGRIDARNADKELWSEESKHLHSLVQVISYVAVGMLYILFGIQVLLRFGVNLVTLVAPATVLGAALGFGAQKIVQDFLAGFFVLAERQYGYGDIVELTTATGVAAGTIEDVTLRVTRLRTLDGEAVIVPNGQIVTAINQSQDWARAIIDVPVPNNADMDKAHEVLAEVCRDIVHDDRVGEYVLDEPSVMGVQSIKLEQTVIRLLARTQPGMQWEVGRRMRAVILRRFRQEGIVLEPEALAAIRAGMLRPQTGEGSV from the coding sequence GTGACACTTGCGACCAACTTCGACGGGATACTGACCTGGCTGCGAAACGACGGCCTGGAGGTCCTGCTCCTCGTCCTGGGCGCCGCCCTGTTGACCCGGATGATCGGCAAGGTCGCCCGGATGTGGACCGGTCGGATCGACGCGCGGAACGCCGACAAGGAACTGTGGTCCGAGGAGTCCAAGCACCTCCACTCACTGGTCCAGGTCATCTCCTACGTCGCGGTGGGAATGCTGTACATCCTGTTCGGCATCCAGGTCCTGCTGCGTTTCGGCGTCAACCTCGTCACGCTGGTGGCGCCGGCGACCGTGCTGGGTGCGGCGCTGGGCTTCGGTGCCCAGAAGATCGTCCAGGACTTCCTCGCCGGTTTCTTCGTGCTGGCCGAGCGGCAGTACGGCTACGGCGACATCGTCGAACTCACCACCGCGACCGGCGTCGCGGCCGGGACGATCGAGGACGTCACGCTCCGCGTCACCCGGCTTCGCACCCTGGACGGGGAGGCGGTCATCGTCCCCAACGGCCAGATCGTCACCGCCATCAACCAGTCCCAGGACTGGGCCCGGGCGATCATCGACGTCCCCGTACCCAACAACGCCGACATGGACAAGGCGCACGAGGTGCTCGCCGAGGTCTGTCGCGACATCGTCCACGACGATCGGGTGGGTGAGTACGTGCTCGACGAGCCGTCGGTCATGGGTGTGCAGTCGATCAAGCTCGAGCAGACCGTGATCCGGCTGCTCGCCCGCACCCAGCCGGGGATGCAGTGGGAGGTGGGGCGCCGGATGCGCGCCGTGATCCTGCGCCGCTTCCGGCAGGAGGGCATCGTCCTCGAGCCCGAGGCGCTGGCCGCGATCCGCGCGGGGATGCTGCGCCCCCAGACCGGAGAGGGGAGCGTCTGA
- the ftsX gene encoding permease-like cell division protein FtsX yields MAAPFIASEVAQGLRRNLSMTLAMIITTAVALGMLGAGLLVAMTASASQAKYDYLNEFRVYVDRSISTSDPDCTGECGEIREQLEATPGVASVEYKNPRETYAEFVELFASTDPVLVESTSPDALGSRFTLTLTDPTRAEVVAQDLAEVAGIEIVQGQGELVERVFSVLDGVRNAAFAIAVVQLLATVLLIANMTQIAAFTRRTALGIMRLVGASRWYTELPFVLEAVIAAVTGALLAVGGLLVAKNVFLDRVLVEAYRANLVERITTSDILLLAPGLVVAGAVVSALTAWITLRLTVRH; encoded by the coding sequence ATGGCTGCTCCGTTCATCGCGTCCGAGGTCGCGCAGGGACTGCGCCGCAACCTGTCCATGACGCTGGCGATGATCATCACCACCGCGGTGGCACTGGGCATGCTGGGGGCGGGACTGCTCGTGGCCATGACCGCGTCCGCGAGCCAGGCCAAGTACGACTACCTCAACGAGTTCCGCGTCTACGTGGACCGTTCCATCTCGACGTCGGATCCCGACTGCACGGGGGAGTGCGGTGAGATCCGCGAGCAGCTCGAGGCGACGCCGGGCGTGGCATCGGTGGAGTACAAGAACCCCCGGGAGACATACGCCGAGTTCGTCGAGCTCTTCGCGTCGACCGACCCGGTGTTGGTGGAGTCCACCTCGCCGGATGCCCTCGGCTCACGGTTCACCCTCACGCTGACCGATCCCACCCGGGCCGAGGTGGTGGCGCAGGACCTGGCCGAGGTGGCGGGGATCGAGATCGTCCAGGGGCAGGGCGAACTGGTCGAGCGGGTCTTCTCGGTCCTCGACGGGGTCCGCAACGCGGCCTTCGCGATAGCGGTCGTCCAGTTGCTGGCCACCGTCCTGCTCATCGCCAACATGACCCAGATCGCGGCGTTCACCCGGCGGACTGCCCTGGGGATCATGCGACTGGTCGGAGCGAGTCGCTGGTACACGGAACTGCCGTTCGTGCTGGAGGCGGTGATCGCGGCGGTGACGGGCGCCCTCCTGGCGGTGGGCGGGCTCCTGGTGGCCAAGAACGTCTTCCTCGACAGGGTGTTGGTCGAGGCCTACCGAGCGAACCTGGTCGAGCGGATCACCACCTCGGACATCCTCCTGCTCGCGCCCGGGCTCGTCGTGGCCGGCGCGGTGGTCTCCGCGCTGACAGCCTGGATCACCCTGAGGCTCACGGTTCGGCACTGA
- a CDS encoding inositol monophosphatase, translating to MDTRHPGHPLEKPIAEMTDVDLAARLVVDAGTLARRLREDGLDVRRKTSISDVVTEADDAAERHITALLAAHRPADGILGEEGTLVSGDSERRWVVDPVDGTFNFISGSDYWCSAVAVTDGDDHLLGAVHRPVTGETFVGGSDVPTRRNGVPVARLTPGDLAAGSLATYLHPPFFDDPHLAEPFHRVSRGAATIRMLGSGSVDLASVACGIHTVWCQHSCPEWDWLPGRALVEGAGGVCATVEVNGYDWFVAGRPGAVEQAVDLLRG from the coding sequence ATGGACACCCGCCACCCTGGTCACCCGCTCGAGAAGCCCATCGCGGAGATGACCGACGTCGATCTCGCCGCCCGCCTCGTCGTCGACGCCGGGACCCTGGCCCGACGCCTACGCGAGGACGGCCTCGACGTCCGGCGCAAGACCTCGATCTCCGATGTCGTCACCGAGGCCGACGACGCCGCGGAGCGACACATCACCGCGCTCCTGGCCGCCCACCGCCCGGCCGACGGCATCCTGGGCGAGGAGGGCACCCTCGTCTCCGGCGATTCCGAGCGGCGATGGGTCGTGGACCCCGTCGACGGCACCTTCAACTTCATCTCCGGCTCCGACTACTGGTGCTCGGCGGTCGCGGTCACCGACGGCGACGATCACCTGCTCGGGGCGGTCCACCGACCCGTCACCGGGGAGACCTTCGTCGGCGGATCGGACGTGCCCACGCGCCGCAACGGGGTCCCCGTCGCCCGGTTGACCCCCGGGGACCTGGCGGCCGGCAGCCTCGCCACCTACCTCCACCCCCCCTTCTTCGACGACCCACATCTGGCCGAGCCCTTCCACCGGGTCAGTCGTGGCGCTGCGACCATCCGGATGCTCGGGTCCGGATCCGTGGACCTGGCGTCCGTCGCGTGTGGGATCCACACGGTCTGGTGCCAGCACTCCTGCCCCGAATGGGACTGGCTCCCCGGCCGCGCGCTCGTCGAGGGGGCGGGCGGGGTGTGCGCGACCGTCGAGGTGAACGGCTACGACTGGTTCGTGGCCGGCCGCCCCGGCGCGGTCGAGCAGGCGGTCGACCTCCTGCGCGGCTGA